TTACACTTGTATACACATATGGCTTGAAAGGAACAAGAAACATACAAAGGGAAAAACCTCCATGTGCAAGAATTTCCCAAGGTCTCCCACCGTATGAGAAAAAAGAAACATTTAGCTTTGCACATTCATCTCTACGCAATGTTATCGAGCGTTCATTTGGTGTCTGGAAGATGAAATGGTGTATTTTACAAAAAATGCCAAGTTACCCTCCTGGGAAGCAAGCGTGAATCATCATTGCATGTATGGCACTTCATAATTGCATTAGAGGAAGCAATTTGAGAGACTTGGAGTTTGACAAATGTGATCGTGGTGAGAACTACATGCCAGGGAATTTACAACCCCTACCCACAGGGCATGTGTCCAATATTGTGGTTGGCGATGATGCGACCATGAAAACAACTTGTAAGGAATTTGTTGATGGATTGATGGTGGATCAAGTATAGTTTCGCATATTACTTGATGAGACTATGATGATTGGTGCATATTTTGGATGATATGTGTACGCATGTAAGACTATATATGATGGTTAGTACATATTTTGGATGATATGTGCACGTATGTAAGATTATGATGGTTGGTCGATATACGGATGATATATTTCGTATGGAAGACTATATGAGGGTTGATTCTTTTTTTGGATGTTACGtttcatatgcatgtttcggaTGAAATATTCATACCATCATGCCATTTCTCGAACAATATATTCTATATATTGTGTTTTTTGTGCTAGTTCTCACTTTATCAAGTCAAAACAGATAACTTGTGCTTTAATCTGCATATACACATCATAGTCAACAGTCGAGGGCGTTACTGACATTTCACAACACCCACAACTCCTAAAGCTGACAAACAACAAGGTAAGCAAACAACCAGATTCTAATTCTCAGGGATCCAGAGCCACAAATGATTCTCAAGAATCCATAGCAAAGTGACTCTCGGGAATATGTAGCCCAAACAAAGGGGGCCTTAGGCTTCgttatagaattcgccacagtaACTTGTTTTGGAACAATTCCAACTTACTTAGCCACCATTTCATGTATAATACAAAACCCATAATTTAAATGAAAGGCGCATGTGATGGCTTCGCACATGTGTACCTTTTGGACTTCACTATAAATTTTCTAATATCAGATGTTATATCTAAAACTGAGGGATTTTGGTCCTTCTGTTGTACTTTTAGAGGATAATATACGCAGGAAAGCCCTTCATGGGAGGGCTCAAGTTTGCGTTGCATACTATAAAAGGATATTTTAAATAATATAGTAACAGAGCATGTCAACCAAAATAATGGAGGGGGTAGAAATTCTCGCCACATGTGTTTTGGTCGATAAGCCAAAAACTGACAAGGTTTTGAGTTGCTTGAATGTTTAACTTCTGGTAGTGATACAGTTAGAATCGGCACACAATTGAATGGATTCAACTCTTCTTGTGTTGCATGTGAGTTTTGGAACAACCTATAATTACTCAACTTAGGCCACACACATTGTGTTATTTCTTCACTTGTTCTCTTAGGAGATGATAGATTTTAGAATGGCCATTTTAACGAGCTATATCTTATATAGGTTAAATATTTAATACATTAGATTTCACTTAAATTAAGACTATGTGAGTCCAATTAGAACGTGAAAATGATATCCAACAATCTTTTTCTTGGATTGTGCTACGAGACCGTATTTATGATAAGAGATGATTCTTTATCCCCATTAATAAAACAATGTGCCACGTAAGCAAAAACTAATGTGGAAGAGTAAGAGAAGTCATCCCACAGGAGCATTTGGAGATGGCTATTGTATATAACTAGAAAAATTGTTCTCTTATGCTATTGTATATAACTAGAAAAATTGTTGGTTACGTAAAGTAAACCCAAGATCATGATATTGAGTTGTACTCTATTTTGTTAGTTTTGTATGTTACAAGTGTGTTCTCACATGAATTTAGTATTATATTTGTTTATTCATGCTAGGTCTTACGTATGAGTTGGAAGGTTGCTAGTTCACATGTGGGTAGGAGCGTATTATTTATTTGTGAAATTTATTGGGACCACATATGAACTCACCATCAACTCTCTTTATAAGTAGGAAAGATAACCACATTAGAAAGCTTAAAATGGATTTATAAATTTCCAAATAAGAGAGCATATAAACTAAATCCAAACTATCACTAGAAACTTCAAATTTATGAACTAAATCGTGTAAAGTAAATACCAAAAGCTCCCAGTGAAGGCCTCATAGTCATATCAACTCCAAAGGGATGGAGCAAAGCGCTAATGTGGGTCAAACTTATGTGGCATGCTTCGTGAAGATATAACTACTCAGACCCTAGTATGCAAGTAACCACATAATAACATAATCAATGTGGGGTTAAGGCCCCCCTCCCCCGCGTCTCCCCTGTGACATGGACGCTCACCCCCGCCCCGCTTTCGCTGCGCAGACGCCGGAGGCCGGCCGGCGAGGCCGCGCCGCGTCCCGGGAAGGCGACAGCAGGGCAGATTCGTCTCCCGCGCGCTCCCCCCGTCACCACGTCCTCGAGCTCATGCGCGGGCGCCCCCTCCCAGCTGCCGCAGGTCTCTGCCGATCTGGTGGCGGGCGCGGCGTCCTGGCCACGGCCACTGAACGCCGTCCCCAGCAGTCCTCCCCTCCCTTCGAGTAGCCCAACTCTGCCTGGTGCTTCTAGCCCTGGGTTGGTTGCGGGTATTGCGGTCGGCGGCGGAGGTGCTCGCAGCCTGTCTTCCTGCAGGCAGCCTCCTTCATCACCGGCAACCCTTCCTCTTCCCCGTGCCACGCTGACGGCTCAGGTGGTTGGCGACAAGACTACAATGGTAGTGGTAGTCATGAAGTCCCTCAAGGCGAGTACTTGTTGGCACTGCTCCGGCCTTGGCGATCTTGGACCCGCATCCCTCCGGTGTCCATGGCTGCTGGCATCCTCTGCCGGGTGGCTCCGGCCTCAGTGACCCAGTAGTTGTATTCCTTCCAGCTCGCGTGGCTCCCCCGACGGCTATGGCCGCGATAGCTAGGATCTACGTCCCTCCAGTCCTAGCTTGCTGGCGTTGCTATTCATCGTCGCCCAACCCCCTCGTGGTTTGCTTCGCCACCTACCCTACCTTGTATGCATCAAAACCTCCCCTTTTGCCAGATCCAACGCTCATGGGTTCGGAGGAGGTGCCACCCTCTGACGGCAGATGCAGCCCGCCAGCCCCCTCCGACATGGTGGCGTCGACCGGCATTGGCTTCCTCATCTTCGTTTCTAGAGACGGTGGCTATGGGATTGCTCAACTTCAGGACAGGGAGAAATCCCTGCTCAGCCTCAGCCTCAGGCCAGGGAGAAATCCCTGCTCGGCTTGCCGATGTTGGCAGCGAAGGTGTCTGCGGATGTCGTTTCCTTCTTGGATGCGCTGTCAAGGCCCGTGGTTGCGCCCCTCTTCGAGCTCAGGGGAAACTCTAGGTCTGGTTCCTCCGGACCGGATGGAGACGGCGTCTCGGCGTGGTCCTCCTTGAAGGCGCTATCTTGTTTGCTCGCGGTGTCCCCTATTTTGGTTTTGGAGATGTTGCTGCTCTTGTTGGTTCGACATTGCCGCCCTTGGGTCGGGCTTGGTTGGTTTAGCTGTGTTCTATTTTCCATTCGAGCCGAGCACCCCTTGTCTCTCTGCTCCGGACACCATGTTCACGCCTGTCTGCGTTCGTGTCATGTGTTGTACTCCTATCTGTACTCATTCTATTccttctatcaatgcaatgatacgcaagctttgcgtattcacAAAAAACTTTGGCTGCAATCCTGACCGTAGATCAAACGATTTAACAATTTAGACAGAAATGTTAAGAATTTTGGTTATAAAATGGCTTTAATGTTGCTAAATATCTCATGTTTTTTTAGTGTAGACCACAAGTCGACGCATGTTTCCGCAAAACTTCTAAAAACTACGTACACCAATTTAATATTTATATATGGAATCCGTTTTTCTAAATTTTGAACTCCACAAGCACCTTTATATAATTCTAAAAATAAAGAAAACATATGTACTGAAGTGTACAATATCAAAGTCCTTGGCTTGTACACTTCTTTTTAAACGTGTCGACGAGTTCTTTTTTCCATCTTGGCTGGATATTTAGCTACAGTGAAACCACATGATTGTCTGTAATGATTTTAATCTAATTGTCAGTAATTTATTTGTCGCTTTTATAAAATTGCGATGACTTGCGGTTCCTCTATGGCATCCTTCTCTCTAGCCGTGGCGTTAGTTCTCTTTGTTAATGCATGTACATCTTGTAAAGAATAACATAGGTATGAATATCACTAACAATACGAGAACTAGCAATAAGAGAAAACTACTCCTCTCTAATGACAAATTAAAAAAAATACCCAAATGGTCAAATTTAAGTTggatttttttttacattttttaaaTAAGAGAGCTTGTAAACTAAATCCAAACTATCGGTAGAACCTTCAAATTTAGAAACTTAGTAAAAGGTGAATACCAAAAACGGCAAGAGAAAGGCCTCGTGTGTCCATCAACTCCAAACATATGAAATAAAGCGTTAATCCGGGTTGAACTTGTGTGGCATGCTTTGTGAATATCCAATCCCTCGTACCCTAGTACGCAAGTAACCACACAATATTTTCACGTAATCAGTGGATCAAGATCCACGACAACCCCGGCTTCAGCCAAGAGCATAGACCAAAAGCTTTGAGAAATTAGCGAAAATGGCAAAATAAAATGGGTTTAATCCATATAGCCCACAGTTCCACCCTTGGTTTGCACATTTCACATTTCTATGTTCCGCCCTACCACTGCACATAATAGTACTACACGACATGGTGCATATCCATCGTAACGCCTTGACAGAAAACCAGGGAGCCTTTCAGGATCCGCCGCGCCCAAAGTAATCCAACCATGCAGACGTATATATCACGCGACGCACGCATGAGAAACAAGCGACACGAGGCTCACTCGGCTGTAGGCCTGGATATACAACCCCGCCGCTTCGATCGAAGCACTCATGACCACGAATTTAGTTTCCCTTGCAGGAAATCAGAAGAGAAATATGGTCTCTAAATACGGGAAATCGTGGAGAGAAATGCATTGCTATAATTGCACTCTAGTGATAACATTTCAAGCGAGGGTTTTGCTGATAACCCAAGCCGTCACCTGGCAGGATGACTGTATCCTTAGTTTAATCGAAGGCCTTTTTCTTCTCTTCCAATACTAGATCGACattcacttggatggaacaaggcGAATAGTCCTCGTACCCGTAGCCACACGCCGAAGAACACAACTCGCACCGATGCATTAGTCAACGCAGCCGAGTACCACTCCCAATCATCACCACCTTCCCGCATCGGGCAAGCCCACGTACGCGACGCACGTCCCATATGCAAATGCAGCCCGCGCCTCCTCCCCGGAAAATCCCTCCGGCTCAGCGCGTGCGTGGCGGCCGCCGTCCGCCGTTGACCCCAAAAACCTCACCgacggaccggctcgccggagacgacggggtcgagcccgtcctcctcctccccggtCTTTATTTTTCCTACCGTACGCAAGCCGCAAGTTAAAATTTTGTCCCGgagcgggccgggccgggccggggcgGGTCGGGGCGGGGCGGCCACGCGCACCAACCCAAAGTTACACGCGACGCAGCACAGGGGAGGGCAGGCACCACCCCCACCCCCCGTCCcctgcctcgcctcgcctcgcctttcTTTTCCTCTCGCTCTCCGCCTCCCCCTCGACTCGAGCCGCTTCCACCCACCTCctgcctcctccctccctctcacccgcccgcccgcccgcacgCGCCCGTCCTCTCCAAGCGCCGCGCCGACGAGCGGGGAGGGCGGCCGGCCGGCCGGAATGCCCGCGCAGAAGCGCCCGCACCCGTCGCCCGACGCGGACGACGCCCacgtccaggaggaggaggaggctgccgctgccgctgccgccgggGCCGCCGGCTCCGGCACGGAGGGCGGAGCGCCCAACGGGGGCTCCGCGGAGCTGGCCAaggacggtggcggtggcggtggcggtgagaGCTCCGCTTCGAGCGACGCGCGCCGCCGACTCATCTCCCGCCGTCCCACGCGATGCGCGCATCGCGTCCTCTGTTTCGGCGCCGGGGTCGCTGACTGGCTTGCGTGTTTCACGGGCTCTGCAGATTCCGATGCGGGGGAGGACGACGAGGACGAGGAGCAGCAGCGGCGGAAGCAGCAGAAGCAGGAGGATGAGCACGAggaaggcggcggcagcggcggggacGACGAGGACGCCGACGACAGCCCGTCGTCGGAGAGCGACGCCGCCGACGTGGACGAGTAAGTGGGCCGTCGAcgcccctcctccctcccctccccgccccttcccatctcctcctcctcctctcgcatCCGTTGCCGATTTCCCGTCGTCTTCACGCCGCGTCCCCGTACGCTAGCTTCGCTTCGCCGGGGTGGTACCGGAGGTCATCGTCGGGGGAGTCCCGCCGGGCCGGCGGCACCACCGGCGGCCGCATCGTCTCACCTCGTCGGGCTCAGCGCTCCTGTCGCCATGGGATCTTCGTGGTGTCGTGCTTCGTATGCTGGCTCGGGTTTctcgtggtggcggcggcggcccacCACGAGTCGTCCTCGTCGTTAGGCGCAGGCGCCGCCCGCTTcgtccgccccgcgccgccgcgagCGCCCCCGTCACCGCCGAGTCATGGGATCTTTCTGTAGCATGCATGCTTTCGTCACACGGCTCAGCGGAGGCGCCGTGCTCGCGACGCCAAATGCTGGGGGCGGCATCCAGGGTCGATCGCCGCATATCCAAGCTGTTACCCCGGAGTCGCCAGCCACATCTGAACCGGCGGTCATGTTCGTCGTGGTTCAGCTATCTACGGGAAGAATTCCCTGTTTCTGTTGCTTCTGAATCGTGTGCGGCCACGGCCAACTCTTCCGTCCCGGCTCTTTGCTGCTACTAGCCTGACCTTCTGAATGATCTTGCCATGCTCAGACCCGTGTGAGCTCCTGGCCAGCCTCTCACCCGTGCACCCGTGTTCATCATGTCGAATGGTTCTGTTCTATGGAGACACCATGTTCTTATGGCAAACACTATTCAAGCTCATCCAGCGCATGTAAGATCTTCCAGTGGATTTTCTCAGTTTTGTAGCAGGTGCCACCTTCGTCTGTATTGGGAGCCTCTTCGTGTTTCCTGCAGTGTCTTGGACATGACTTGGCCTGTCGTGCTCTGAATATCTATCTGCTTCTACTGTTGCTGTCCTGACCCCCATGACTGCGATAGGTCTTACACTGTTTAGGTGTCTTAACTCAGTTTTATGCAAATGCGTTCTTATTCTCGTGATAGCATTATGCTTTACCTTCCATCAGCTGTTCTATGAATCTTTCCTCGGTACTGAAATGCACGGATGCTTCTATGAATCTTTTCTCGCTGCTGATGCGAGGTGCAAATCAACCCCTCTGTTGCTGTAGGAGCAGTGCAGTTTCCTGTCAGGAAAGCATTTTGTTCACTAGATACTCTGTTATCAGATTGTAGCACACACACCTTGTCACATTTGATCCCCTTTGATCCAGATAATTATTTAGACATTGTTTTTGTTGACCACGTATTGCATGTCGTTTGGATTTTGTTGATACTGCTTAGATTTCTCAGCTGGTAAATAGAATCAAATCAACTCTTCTTCTGCCTGTCAAATATGACTTTCCAGTGTTCAAGTTGTCCCAAGGTGCTAATGGTTCCATTTTTTCCATTGTTTCCTGTAGTCCCACTGTGAACACCTGAACGTTATGTTCTTTATACTACACATTTctttgaaaaaagaaaaataatgccatggaacacttctgtGTGTTCCAAAAGTTGTTAATCAGTAATTGAAAATGCCAATTGGTAATGGAAGAGTTGACTTTCTTGTTAGCGAAACTGGTAGCTAAACAGTATTGTTTTCTCATGCAGGTTTATACTGGTGAAATTGATGGATATACGGAAGGAAGTGCAGTGCCCTATATGCTTAGGTAACCTTGTCAACTTGCTTTCAAATTCAGAGATAGCAACTCTGTTTAGTTTTCATGATTTCTGTGTTGACAGCATTGCTTGTAATAGTTGTAATTAAAGCAGGATAATGTGTTCTGTACATCTTTTGGTGATTATTTACTACCAATGTTGAAGCTAGCACATTCATCAAAGCTCACATGTTTCTGTTATTCAAGTATGCATGTTGGGACTGTCCACATCATCAAGAAGCTAGGATGAGTTTTATACAAGAAACTAGGTAGAATGTCTGTTCAAACTGTGATATCTGAGAATTTGCTTCTCTTATGGTCCTCTGTTGCAGGCATTATCCGGAAAACAAGAACGGTTATGGAGTGTTTGCACCGGTTTTGTAGGGACTGCATTGATAAATCCATGCGGCTTGGGTATGATCCCTTGCGTTATTTGTCTACAGTGTCATTTTAAAAAATGTATAGCCCAACCTGATTGGGGCTTTGAAAAATCCAAATATatactttatttcaatgacaataTAAGTGCTGTGGTGTTTTTTGCAGAAATAATGAATGCCCTGCATGCCGCACCCACTGCAAGAGCAGACGTTCCTTGAGGGATGATCCTAATTTTGACGCTTTAATTCTAGCTTTATATCCAGACATTGACAAGTACGAGGAAGAGGTGATGCATAATTTCTCCAGTTGCCACACTTAGTTGTCTTGTCACTCTTGTTTATCTAGCTTTTGTTGTAGTACCTGCCACTGATTCTAATTTGCTTGATACGTCAGGAACTTGCTTTTGGTGAAGAAGAGAAGACTCGCAACAAAAAGGTTGGTTTATTTGTCTGTCTATGTCTGGCGGGAAATGAAATTATCTGCCCTGGTCATTCCGTATTTGTCTTCTTGTTGTTGACATTTGCTGTATTTCTCATGAAAGATTCAAGATTCCATTGCTGAAACATTTCGAAGACAAACAGAAGCACTTGTGAAGAAGCGCTCCAATGCAAAAGCAATAGCTTCTACAAGAAAGACCCGTGGGAGTATGCGGACAAAGAAGAGAGGACGGACTAGCTCTCCTGATAATGCCCCAACTGACATTGATGACGACGAGAGAGAAGAAAATGGCAATGATGGCAGCAAAGAATCGTCTTCTGTTGATGATCGTTCACCAGATGTCAAGATGAAAAGAGCTCGGAGGTGGCCTGTGCCACGATCATCCCCTGCTAAGAATATTGGCAGTGTTGATAGCAGCTACGAGGAGAATGATGATTTGGGAGGTGCCAGAGATATCTTGGCCACTTCTCCACTGCGGGGAGAGATGCTTGCCTGGGGCAAAAATGGCACCCGCAGTCAAACTCGACATGGCAGTGCCGGTGGCTCCAGTGGAAGGATGGTCAAGGGTGGGCGTGTTGCCAAGTTGGTGGATCATCTCCGTAATGCTGATGAATTTGATACTAAGGTAACAACAGATCGCCGACATTTTAAATTTACAGTTTCTCTTCGAAAAAATAATCTGAGTTGCTATTTCGTACTTATGCTTTGGAAGATTCAGATTAGTACTAAACATTCTAAAAGGCTGGATCCGTCCTGTTATCCGTATCGTGTTATTCTGGTGTGTTTTGTAGTGTTGCACAGGCAATATAAAACATCAGCACATGCACATACACACCTGGGCCAGGCCAATCTTGTACAAGCAGTGGCCCGTGGTTTACGTCCATTAGGTTTGCTGAATATGTCTGTTCTGTTGTGCAGTTCAACCTGTACCTCGCTCTAACTCCGCTTGATGGACAAAGCATGCCTAAACTGGAAAAGTCCTATCTCAGCTGCCAGCCAACATTCTCTGTTAGCCACCTATGCCAGGTAATCACTGATCACTTGCCTCCACACACTTGCCGTTTGTAATGTGACACGACTTTGGTGGGCATAGATCGAAATGAATAAGCGAAGACCCTGCTTACCCTGTTTCTGCGTCGTTTCAGTTTGTTGCTCTTCAGCTGTCACGGCAAGCCGCAGAGGTGGAGATATACTTCAGGAAGAACTCCATGAACGGGTCGCTTAAAACCGAAGACACCAGCGCAGACGACGAGGCAAAACCGGAGCGGCTCGACGGCCTGGAAAGGCTCAAGGAGGATAATTCGCTTTCAGAGCTTTACCCTAAGCTTGCCTCTGGTGTTGGGGACCTGGTAATCCTACCTCTGAATTGACTGCCTGTTTAACCGCTTCTTTTCCCCATTGCTTCGGCATCCTAATGATCTGTATGTACCGTGTCCCTCCCAACGTCCAGGAGCTGCTGTACTCTGTGAAAGCACAAGCCTAGCTACGCACAGTTCCTGGCACCAGCCAGCTACATATCTTGGCCGTCAaattgatggatggatggatcgccGCTAATCCCATGACCTGCAGGAAGGATCTACTCGCCGTGAAAACCTGTACATATATCATCATTCGATATAGAAAAAAAGGGGGCGACAAAGTAGTAGATTTATCATCTGTGTCTTAATGTTTGTTTAAATTTATGTGTGTGTTATCTTGTGGAGTGGTTCATTGGTGGGTTAAACGTAAAATTGACCAGTAGTCGAATTGAGTAGCAGTGTGTAAAACAGGTCAGACAAAATTACCTGGCTCATTCCTTATT
The sequence above is a segment of the Triticum dicoccoides isolate Atlit2015 ecotype Zavitan chromosome 1A, WEW_v2.0, whole genome shotgun sequence genome. Coding sequences within it:
- the LOC119285416 gene encoding putative E3 ubiquitin-protein ligase RING1a isoform X2; amino-acid sequence: MPAQKRPHPSPDADDAHVQEEEEAAAAAAAGAAGSGTEGGAPNGGSAELAKDGGGGDSDAGEDDEDEEQQRRKQQKQEDEHEEGGGSGGDDEDADDSPSSESDAADVDEFILVKLMDIRKEVQCPICLGIIRKTRTVMECLHRFCRDCIDKSMRLGNNECPACRTHCKSRRSLRDDPNFDALILALYPDIDKYEEEELAFGEEEKTRNKKIQDSIAETFRRQTEALVKKRSNAKAIASTRKTRGSMRTKKRGRTSSPDNAPTDIDDDEREENGNDGSKESSSVDDRSPDVKMKRARRWPVPRSSPAKNIGSVDSSYEENDDLGGARDILATSPLRGEMLAWGKNGTRSQTRHGSAGGSSGRMVKGGRVAKLVDHLRNADEFDTKFNLYLALTPLDGQSMPKLEKSYLSCQPTFSVSHLCQFVALQLSRQAAEVEIYFRKNSMNGSLKTEDTSADDEAKPERLDGLERLKEDNSLSELYPKLASGVGDLELLYSVKAQA
- the LOC119285416 gene encoding putative E3 ubiquitin-protein ligase RING1a isoform X1, which gives rise to MPAQKRPHPSPDADDAHVQEEEEAAAAAAAGAAGSGTEGGAPNGGSAELAKDGGGGGGDSDAGEDDEDEEQQRRKQQKQEDEHEEGGGSGGDDEDADDSPSSESDAADVDEFILVKLMDIRKEVQCPICLGIIRKTRTVMECLHRFCRDCIDKSMRLGNNECPACRTHCKSRRSLRDDPNFDALILALYPDIDKYEEEELAFGEEEKTRNKKIQDSIAETFRRQTEALVKKRSNAKAIASTRKTRGSMRTKKRGRTSSPDNAPTDIDDDEREENGNDGSKESSSVDDRSPDVKMKRARRWPVPRSSPAKNIGSVDSSYEENDDLGGARDILATSPLRGEMLAWGKNGTRSQTRHGSAGGSSGRMVKGGRVAKLVDHLRNADEFDTKFNLYLALTPLDGQSMPKLEKSYLSCQPTFSVSHLCQFVALQLSRQAAEVEIYFRKNSMNGSLKTEDTSADDEAKPERLDGLERLKEDNSLSELYPKLASGVGDLELLYSVKAQA